A part of Caretta caretta isolate rCarCar2 chromosome 1, rCarCar1.hap1, whole genome shotgun sequence genomic DNA contains:
- the PPME1 gene encoding protein phosphatase methylesterase 1 isoform X1, producing MSTLEKHLHLGRLPPRPAVPGGGGQSGSKMRMGPGRKRDFSPVPWSQYFESMEDVVVENENGKDTFRIYKSGSEGPVLLLLHGGGHSALSWAVFNSAIINRIQCRTVALDLRSHGETKVRNPEDLSAETMSKDVGNVVEAMYGDLPPPIMLIGHSMGGAIAVHTAASNLVPSLLGLCMIDVVEGTAMDALNSMQNFLRGRPKTFKSIENAIEWSLKSGQIRNLESARVSMVGQIKQCEDAASPEVPKAIVEGIIEEEEEEEEEDYEGRGSVNKRKKEDDTETKKEHLYTWRIELSKTEKYWEGWFRGLSNLFLSCSTPKLLLLAGVDRLDKDLTIGQMQGKFQMQVLPQCGHAVHEDAPDKVAEAVATFLIRHRFTEPIGGFQCVFPAC from the exons tCCTGGAAGGAAACGAGACTTTTCCCCAGTCCCTTGGAGCCAGTACTTTGAATCTATGGAAGATGTTGTGGTTGAAAACGAAAATGGCAAGGATA CTTTTCGAATTTATAAAAGTGGATCGGAGGGCCCTGTCTTACTTCTGTTGCATGGCGGAGGCCATTCTGCTCTTTCCTGGGCTGTGTTCAAT TCTGCAATCATTAACAGGATTCAGTGTAGGACTGTGGCTTTAGATCTCAGAAGTCATG GTGAAACAAAAGTTAGGAATCCTGAAGATCTGTCCGCAGAAACTATGTCAAA AGATGTTGGAAACGTGGTTGAAGCTATGTACGGGGACCTCCCACCTCCAATCATGCTGATTGGGCACAGTATGGGTGGGGCTATTGCAGTGCACACAGCAGCATCCAATTTGGTACCCAGTTTATTGGGTCTTTGCATGATTGATGTCGTGGAAG GCACAGCCATGGACGCGTTGAACAGCATGCAGAATTTCTTACGGGGTCGTCCCAAAACGTTCAAGTCAATTGAGAATGCAATTGAGTGGAG tttaAAAAGTGGACAGATAAGAAATCTCGAATCAGCCAGAGTTTCTATGGTTGGCCAAATCAAACA GTGTGAAGATGCTGCTAGTCCTGAGGTCCCTAAAGCTATAGTAGAAGGGAttattgaggaggaggaggaggaagaggaagaagactATGAAGGAAGAGGATCTGTTAACAAAAGGAAGAAGGAAGATGATACAGAG ACGAAGAAAGAACATCTGTATACATGGCGAATCGAACTGTCGAAAACCGAAAAGTACTGGGAGGGGTGGTTCAGGGGCTTATCGAACCTCTTCCTCAGTTGTTCTACTCCAAAGCTGCTGCTTTTAGCGG GTGTTGACAGGCTGGATAAAGATCTAACAATTGGACAGATGCAAG GAAAGTTCCAGATGCAAGTCCTCCCTCAGTGTGGCCATGCAGTCCACGAAGATGCTCCAGACAAG GTTGCTGAAGCTGTTGCAACTTTCTTGATCCGTCACCGGTTTACAGAACCAATTGGTGGATTTCAGTG TGTGTTTCCTGCTTGTTAA
- the PPME1 gene encoding protein phosphatase methylesterase 1 isoform X2, whose amino-acid sequence MSTLEKHLHLGRLPPRPAVPGGGGQSGSKMRMGPGRKRDFSPVPWSQYFESMEDVVVENENGKDTFRIYKSGSEGPVLLLLHGGGHSALSWAVFNSAIINRIQCRTVALDLRSHGETKVRNPEDLSAETMSKDVGNVVEAMYGDLPPPIMLIGHSMGGAIAVHTAASNLVPSLLGLCMIDVVEGTAMDALNSMQNFLRGRPKTFKSIENAIEWRCEDAASPEVPKAIVEGIIEEEEEEEEEDYEGRGSVNKRKKEDDTETKKEHLYTWRIELSKTEKYWEGWFRGLSNLFLSCSTPKLLLLAGVDRLDKDLTIGQMQGKFQMQVLPQCGHAVHEDAPDKVAEAVATFLIRHRFTEPIGGFQCVFPAC is encoded by the exons tCCTGGAAGGAAACGAGACTTTTCCCCAGTCCCTTGGAGCCAGTACTTTGAATCTATGGAAGATGTTGTGGTTGAAAACGAAAATGGCAAGGATA CTTTTCGAATTTATAAAAGTGGATCGGAGGGCCCTGTCTTACTTCTGTTGCATGGCGGAGGCCATTCTGCTCTTTCCTGGGCTGTGTTCAAT TCTGCAATCATTAACAGGATTCAGTGTAGGACTGTGGCTTTAGATCTCAGAAGTCATG GTGAAACAAAAGTTAGGAATCCTGAAGATCTGTCCGCAGAAACTATGTCAAA AGATGTTGGAAACGTGGTTGAAGCTATGTACGGGGACCTCCCACCTCCAATCATGCTGATTGGGCACAGTATGGGTGGGGCTATTGCAGTGCACACAGCAGCATCCAATTTGGTACCCAGTTTATTGGGTCTTTGCATGATTGATGTCGTGGAAG GCACAGCCATGGACGCGTTGAACAGCATGCAGAATTTCTTACGGGGTCGTCCCAAAACGTTCAAGTCAATTGAGAATGCAATTGAGTGGAG GTGTGAAGATGCTGCTAGTCCTGAGGTCCCTAAAGCTATAGTAGAAGGGAttattgaggaggaggaggaggaagaggaagaagactATGAAGGAAGAGGATCTGTTAACAAAAGGAAGAAGGAAGATGATACAGAG ACGAAGAAAGAACATCTGTATACATGGCGAATCGAACTGTCGAAAACCGAAAAGTACTGGGAGGGGTGGTTCAGGGGCTTATCGAACCTCTTCCTCAGTTGTTCTACTCCAAAGCTGCTGCTTTTAGCGG GTGTTGACAGGCTGGATAAAGATCTAACAATTGGACAGATGCAAG GAAAGTTCCAGATGCAAGTCCTCCCTCAGTGTGGCCATGCAGTCCACGAAGATGCTCCAGACAAG GTTGCTGAAGCTGTTGCAACTTTCTTGATCCGTCACCGGTTTACAGAACCAATTGGTGGATTTCAGTG TGTGTTTCCTGCTTGTTAA